From a region of the Streptomyces venezuelae genome:
- a CDS encoding chitinase translates to MSALTAAALAVAGFLAAGPPAAAADADLVRNGGFESGLDGWSCSAGSGAAVTAPVHGGSSALRATPAGQDNARCSQTVTVKPDSAYTLAAWVQGAYVYLGASGTGTTDVSAWTQTPGAWKQLTTTFRTGPATTSVTVYTHGWYGQGAHLTDDLTLVGPDPGGPGQPRPPAAPTGLTASATSSTSVALSWSAVPGATSYTVHRDGAAPLSVTAASASVTGLAAATTYTFRVSAVNAAGESPQSAPASATTPGGGGGGGGGLPAHALVGYLHASFANGSGYLRMADVPASWDVVNLAFGEPTSVTSGDIRFRLCPVTECPNAESEAEFKAAVKAKQAAGKKVLISIGGQNGQVQLASTAARDTFVSSVSKIIDEYGLDGLDIDFEGHSLSLATGDTDFRAPTTPVVVNLISAVKTLKARYGPGFVLTMAPETFFVQLGYQYYGSGPWGGQDPRAGAYLPVIHALRDDLTLLHVQDYNSGPIMGLDNQYHSMGGADFHIAMTDMLLTGFPVAGNAARVFPALRPDQVAIGLPATANAGNGHTSPAEVNKALNCLTRKADCGTYQTHGTWPGLRGLMTWSINWDRFGGWEFSRNFDAYFGG, encoded by the coding sequence ATGTCCGCCCTCACGGCCGCCGCCCTCGCGGTGGCCGGCTTCCTCGCCGCGGGCCCGCCGGCCGCCGCGGCCGACGCCGACCTCGTACGCAACGGCGGCTTCGAGTCCGGCCTCGACGGCTGGAGCTGCTCGGCCGGCAGCGGAGCCGCCGTCACCGCACCCGTCCACGGCGGAAGTTCCGCCCTGAGGGCCACCCCGGCCGGCCAGGACAACGCCCGCTGCTCCCAGACCGTCACCGTCAAGCCCGACTCCGCGTACACGCTCGCCGCCTGGGTGCAGGGCGCGTACGTCTACCTCGGCGCGAGCGGCACCGGCACCACCGACGTGTCGGCCTGGACGCAGACCCCGGGCGCGTGGAAGCAGCTGACCACCACCTTCCGCACCGGCCCGGCCACGACCTCCGTGACGGTCTACACCCACGGCTGGTACGGCCAGGGCGCCCACCTCACCGACGACCTCACCCTGGTCGGCCCGGACCCCGGCGGTCCCGGGCAGCCCCGGCCCCCGGCCGCCCCCACCGGCCTGACCGCCTCAGCCACCTCCTCGACCTCGGTCGCCCTGTCCTGGTCCGCGGTGCCCGGCGCCACCTCGTACACCGTCCACCGGGACGGCGCCGCGCCGCTGTCCGTCACCGCGGCCTCGGCGTCCGTGACCGGCCTCGCCGCGGCGACCACGTACACCTTCCGGGTCAGCGCGGTGAACGCCGCGGGCGAGTCCCCGCAGAGCGCGCCCGCCTCCGCGACCACGCCCGGGGGCGGCGGCGGCGGCGGAGGCGGCCTCCCCGCACACGCGCTCGTCGGCTATCTGCACGCGAGCTTCGCCAACGGCTCCGGATACCTCCGGATGGCCGACGTCCCCGCCTCCTGGGACGTCGTCAACCTCGCCTTCGGCGAACCCACTTCGGTGACCTCGGGCGACATCCGCTTCCGGCTCTGCCCGGTCACGGAATGCCCGAACGCCGAATCCGAGGCCGAGTTCAAGGCGGCCGTCAAGGCCAAGCAGGCGGCCGGCAAGAAGGTGCTCATCTCGATCGGCGGTCAGAACGGCCAGGTCCAGCTCGCCAGCACGGCCGCCCGTGACACCTTCGTCTCCTCCGTCAGCAAGATCATCGACGAGTACGGGCTCGACGGCCTGGACATCGACTTCGAGGGCCACTCCCTGTCCCTGGCCACCGGAGACACCGACTTCCGGGCGCCCACCACCCCGGTGGTCGTCAACCTGATCTCGGCCGTGAAGACCCTGAAGGCCAGGTACGGCCCCGGTTTCGTCCTGACCATGGCCCCGGAGACCTTCTTCGTGCAGCTCGGCTACCAGTACTACGGCTCCGGCCCCTGGGGCGGCCAGGACCCGCGCGCCGGGGCGTACCTCCCGGTCATCCACGCCCTGCGCGACGACCTCACCCTGCTCCACGTCCAGGACTACAACTCGGGCCCGATCATGGGCCTCGACAACCAGTACCACTCCATGGGCGGAGCGGACTTCCACATCGCCATGACCGACATGCTGCTCACCGGCTTCCCGGTCGCCGGGAACGCGGCCCGGGTCTTCCCGGCCCTCCGGCCGGACCAGGTCGCCATCGGCCTGCCGGCGACGGCCAACGCGGGCAACGGCCACACCTCGCCCGCGGAGGTGAACAAGGCGCTGAACTGCCTGACGAGGAAGGCCGACTGCGGGACCTACCAGACCCACGGCACCTGGCCGGGGCTGCGCGGCCTGATGACCTGGTCGATCAACTGGGACCGCTTCGGAGGCTGGGAGTTCAGCCGGAACTTCGACGCCTACTTCGGCGGCTGA
- a CDS encoding phosphatase PAP2 family protein: MLVSGPLLTPDHALSRVLVRTVPDPVTERLSDLGNVPVAVPVLVLAMAYAARRGRRAAAAAAGLAMALVPALVIPFKEWTARPGPLEPWAAGYFPSGHTATAAVAYLGAALLLRPYSRRPWPTAAALVLTGATAVGLVLRGWHWPLDVLASLLMCTPLLLGVGWADRVSRRSRRRSSG; encoded by the coding sequence GTGCTGGTCTCCGGCCCGCTGCTGACCCCGGACCACGCGCTGAGCCGCGTCCTGGTGCGTACCGTCCCGGACCCGGTCACCGAGCGCCTCTCCGACCTCGGCAACGTCCCGGTCGCCGTGCCCGTGCTCGTCCTGGCCATGGCCTACGCCGCCCGGCGCGGGCGGCGCGCGGCCGCCGCGGCCGCGGGCCTGGCGATGGCCCTGGTACCGGCCCTGGTCATCCCGTTCAAGGAGTGGACCGCCCGGCCCGGTCCCCTGGAACCCTGGGCCGCCGGCTACTTCCCCTCCGGGCACACGGCCACCGCGGCCGTCGCGTACCTCGGCGCGGCCCTGCTCCTGCGCCCGTACAGCCGCAGGCCGTGGCCGACGGCCGCCGCCCTGGTGCTCACGGGGGCGACGGCCGTCGGGCTGGTCCTGCGCGGGTGGCACTGGCCGCTGGACGTCCTGGCCAGCCTGCTGATGTGCACGCCGCTGCTGCTCGGCGTGGGGTGGGCCGACCGGGTCAGCCGCCGAAGTAGGCGTCGAAGTTCCGGCTGA
- the gabT gene encoding 4-aminobutyrate--2-oxoglutarate transaminase, producing the protein MTAVPQERKIVTAIPGPKSQELQARRLQTVAGGVGSVLPVFTARAGGGIIEDVDGNRLIDFGSGIAVTSVGASAEAVVRRASAQLADFTHTCFMVTPYEGYVEVCEALAELTPGTHAKKSALFNSGAEAVENAVKIARSYTKRQAVVVFDHGYHGRTNLTMALTAKNMPYKQGFGPFAPEVYRVPVAYGYRWPTGAENCGPEAAAQAIDQITKQIGAENVAAIIIEPVLGEGGFIEPAKGFLPAIVKFANDNGIVFVADEIQSGFCRTGQWFACEDEGIVPDLITTAKGIAGGLPLAAVTGRAEIMDAAHAGGLGGTYGGNPVACAGALGSIETMKELDLNAAAKKIESVMKARLTAMQEKYDIIGDIRGRGAMIAIELVKDPVSKTPFPEAAGALAKACHAEGLLVLTCGTYGNVLRFLPPIVIGEDLLNEGLDLIEAAFAAIGTAI; encoded by the coding sequence ATGACCGCTGTTCCGCAGGAGCGCAAGATCGTCACCGCGATCCCCGGCCCCAAGTCGCAGGAGCTGCAGGCCCGCCGCCTCCAGACCGTGGCCGGTGGCGTGGGCTCCGTGCTGCCCGTCTTCACGGCCCGCGCGGGCGGCGGCATCATCGAGGACGTCGACGGCAACCGCCTGATCGACTTCGGCTCCGGCATCGCCGTGACCTCGGTCGGCGCCTCCGCCGAGGCCGTCGTGCGTCGCGCTTCCGCGCAGCTCGCCGACTTCACCCACACCTGTTTCATGGTCACCCCGTACGAGGGCTACGTCGAGGTCTGCGAGGCCCTCGCCGAGCTGACCCCGGGCACCCACGCCAAGAAGTCGGCCCTGTTCAACTCCGGCGCCGAGGCCGTCGAGAACGCCGTCAAGATCGCCCGCTCGTACACCAAGCGCCAGGCCGTCGTCGTCTTCGACCACGGCTACCACGGCCGTACGAACCTGACCATGGCGCTGACCGCGAAGAACATGCCGTACAAGCAGGGCTTCGGTCCGTTCGCCCCCGAGGTCTACCGCGTCCCGGTCGCCTACGGCTACCGCTGGCCCACCGGTGCCGAGAACTGCGGCCCCGAGGCCGCCGCCCAGGCGATCGACCAGATCACCAAGCAGATCGGTGCCGAGAACGTCGCCGCGATCATCATCGAGCCGGTCCTCGGCGAGGGCGGCTTCATCGAGCCGGCCAAGGGCTTCCTGCCCGCGATCGTGAAGTTCGCCAACGACAACGGCATCGTCTTCGTCGCCGACGAGATCCAGTCCGGCTTCTGCCGCACCGGCCAGTGGTTCGCGTGCGAGGACGAGGGCATCGTCCCCGACCTGATCACCACCGCCAAGGGCATCGCGGGCGGCCTGCCGCTCGCCGCCGTGACCGGCCGCGCCGAGATCATGGACGCCGCGCACGCGGGCGGCCTGGGCGGCACCTACGGCGGTAACCCGGTGGCCTGCGCCGGTGCGCTCGGCTCCATCGAGACCATGAAGGAGCTCGACCTCAACGCCGCGGCGAAGAAGATCGAGTCCGTCATGAAGGCCCGCCTGACGGCCATGCAGGAGAAGTACGACATCATCGGCGACATCCGCGGCCGCGGCGCCATGATCGCGATCGAGCTCGTCAAGGACCCGGTCTCCAAGACCCCGTTCCCGGAGGCGGCCGGCGCGCTCGCCAAGGCCTGCCACGCCGAGGGCCTGCTCGTCCTCACCTGCGGCACCTACGGCAACGTGCTCCGCTTCCTCCCGCCGATCGTCATCGGTGAGGACCTGCTGAACGAGGGCCTGGACCTCATCGAGGCCGCGTTCGCGGCCATCGGCACGGCCATCTGA
- a CDS encoding ATP-binding protein — MDTDGTHETRPPRAGHVPRPASPTPSLPPKPSHAPTAGPTLGDWLRHPRTSDGPGVWTYGHVPRAAAEPEETPTRQLVSGALISLLAGLLLWSLLWNGYLGGFWLWPLYMFTPDSWAHNRESVWASYIWYGVVVFILVIGFGRLGRWPELGRRVLSSRALRAVQPTRTADSARPEPGGPDDPVRWPQLRGAGLGEVAERLEVEAGGGRMNDVDYARIRRAWDSVRVDPSRMRAFADAVRDKGAGACVHPSGARDLPVRAARHDLLARQVLLGTVEDGARNPYSRRGTALALDPDVLGTSLLAVGPSGSGKTRHLVRPVVESLSLQALAGQAAVVAVGAAGAQLGPDAAFDVVVRVGDPASVYDLDLYGGATDPDEAATLLAEAFVGDVPGIDVRRAATALAQLLGPFRAAYDRFPAVPELRELLDQVPDALDALRRELAGQHAMLRELDARVRQQGAHGDPGPALADRVALLDRPAFAGFFDTTGQGRPFSLRALEHPIRVRVDLPERGHADASRMLARLLLAQFNVAAAARTDRSLFAFLAFDDASHTLTAETVRGVQRLRSAHAGVLLTLRSLDDVPEALRTPLLGAVGCRMAFSGVTTWDGKRFAEAWGTEWVETRDVTHRTVFADQPLTRLMHSFRKLVTGKAVTTDAVTVRQVERERWSASDLAHAVPPGHAVLSLTSVRGERAAPLLVRLAGTS; from the coding sequence ATGGACACCGACGGCACGCACGAGACGCGCCCACCCCGGGCCGGGCACGTCCCGAGACCGGCCTCCCCGACCCCGAGCCTCCCGCCGAAGCCCTCGCACGCGCCGACGGCCGGGCCGACGCTGGGCGACTGGCTGCGACACCCGCGCACCTCGGACGGGCCGGGGGTATGGACGTACGGACACGTGCCGCGGGCCGCCGCGGAACCGGAAGAGACCCCCACCCGCCAACTCGTCAGTGGGGCCCTGATCTCCCTGCTCGCGGGGCTGCTGCTCTGGTCTCTGCTGTGGAACGGCTATCTCGGCGGTTTCTGGCTGTGGCCGCTCTACATGTTCACGCCCGATTCCTGGGCACACAATCGGGAATCCGTCTGGGCGAGCTACATCTGGTACGGCGTGGTCGTGTTCATTCTGGTCATCGGCTTCGGGCGTCTCGGCCGCTGGCCCGAACTCGGCCGCAGGGTACTCAGCAGCCGCGCGCTGCGCGCGGTGCAGCCCACGCGCACCGCCGACTCGGCCCGCCCTGAACCCGGTGGCCCGGACGACCCCGTGCGGTGGCCTCAGTTGCGGGGTGCCGGGCTCGGGGAGGTGGCCGAGCGGCTGGAGGTGGAGGCCGGGGGCGGGCGGATGAACGACGTGGACTACGCCCGGATCCGGCGGGCGTGGGACTCCGTGCGCGTCGACCCCTCCCGCATGCGCGCCTTCGCCGACGCCGTCCGCGACAAGGGCGCCGGAGCCTGTGTGCACCCCTCCGGGGCGCGGGACCTGCCCGTGCGGGCCGCCCGGCACGACCTGCTCGCCCGGCAGGTGCTGCTGGGTACCGTGGAGGACGGGGCCCGCAACCCGTACTCCCGCCGCGGCACCGCCCTCGCCCTCGACCCCGACGTGCTCGGGACCTCGCTGCTCGCCGTCGGGCCCTCCGGCAGCGGCAAGACGCGGCACCTGGTGCGGCCCGTCGTCGAGTCGCTCTCGCTCCAGGCACTCGCCGGACAGGCCGCCGTAGTCGCCGTCGGAGCGGCCGGCGCCCAGCTCGGGCCGGACGCCGCCTTCGACGTCGTGGTCCGGGTCGGCGACCCCGCCTCCGTCTACGACCTCGACCTCTACGGCGGCGCCACCGACCCCGACGAGGCCGCCACCCTGCTCGCCGAGGCCTTCGTCGGGGACGTCCCCGGGATCGACGTGCGCCGGGCCGCCACCGCCCTCGCCCAGCTCCTCGGGCCGTTCCGGGCGGCGTACGACCGCTTCCCGGCCGTGCCCGAACTGCGCGAGCTGCTCGACCAGGTCCCGGACGCCCTCGACGCGCTGCGCCGCGAGCTCGCCGGGCAGCACGCCATGCTGCGCGAGCTCGACGCCCGGGTCCGGCAGCAGGGGGCCCACGGCGACCCCGGCCCCGCCCTCGCCGACCGGGTGGCCCTGCTGGACCGGCCCGCCTTCGCCGGCTTCTTCGACACCACCGGCCAGGGCCGGCCGTTCTCGCTGCGCGCGCTGGAGCACCCGATCCGGGTCCGCGTGGACCTGCCCGAGCGCGGGCACGCCGACGCCTCCCGGATGCTGGCGCGGCTGCTGCTCGCCCAGTTCAACGTCGCCGCTGCCGCCCGCACCGACCGCTCCCTCTTCGCCTTCCTCGCCTTCGACGACGCCTCTCACACCCTGACCGCCGAGACCGTGCGCGGCGTCCAGCGGCTGCGGTCGGCGCACGCCGGCGTCCTGCTCACCCTGCGCTCGCTGGACGACGTACCGGAGGCGCTGCGCACCCCGCTGCTCGGGGCGGTCGGCTGCCGGATGGCCTTCTCCGGGGTCACCACCTGGGACGGCAAGCGGTTCGCCGAGGCCTGGGGCACGGAGTGGGTGGAGACGCGGGACGTCACCCACCGCACCGTCTTCGCGGACCAGCCGCTCACCCGCCTGATGCACTCCTTCCGCAAGCTCGTCACCGGGAAGGCGGTCACCACGGACGCGGTGACCGTCCGCCAGGTGGAGCGGGAGCGGTGGTCCGCCTCGGACCTGGCGCACGCGGTGCCGCCGGGGCACGCGGTGCTGTCGCTGACCTCGGTGCGCGGGGAACGGGCGGCTCCGCTGCTCGTCCGCCTGGCCGGAACGTCCTGA
- a CDS encoding PucR family transcriptional regulator, which yields MPLTLASLVQHSALKLSVRAGEGRLDTPVRWAHVSELADPVPYMEGGELLLITAMKLDAGDPEEMRAYVRRLAAAGVVGIGFAIGVNYEEIPEALVEAARTEDMPLLEVPRRTPFLAISKAVSAALAADQYRAVTAGFEAQRELTRAALSADGPTELLAKLAAHVHGWAALYDTSGAVVAAAPDWAARRAARLTPDVERLRERPAPASAVVGGSEDRVELQSLGTGRRARGALAVGTAAPLGTAERYAVHSAVALLTLTTERSRSLHDAESRLGAAVLRMLLAGEADHARSVAGDLYGALLEAPFRLIVAEPALAGTAQPEGLALLSDTVESAAARTGEALLVVPEPGRLVVLASDGGSAVQACVDHADVLEARRGRDAAGPEPDELVVGLSAPAGPGTVAAALKQADQALAVARRRGRPMVEHEDMAAGSVLPLLADDAVRAFADGTLRALREHDATGRGDLVASLQAWLSRHGQWDAAAADLGVHRHTLRYRMKRVEEILGRSLEDPDVRMELWLALKATAAPS from the coding sequence ATGCCGCTCACCCTCGCCTCACTCGTCCAGCACTCGGCGCTCAAGCTCAGCGTCCGGGCCGGGGAGGGTCGCCTGGACACCCCGGTGCGCTGGGCGCACGTCAGCGAGCTCGCCGACCCCGTCCCCTATATGGAGGGCGGCGAGCTGTTGCTGATCACCGCGATGAAGCTGGACGCGGGGGACCCGGAGGAGATGCGCGCCTACGTACGCCGCCTCGCCGCGGCCGGGGTCGTCGGCATCGGCTTCGCGATCGGCGTCAACTACGAGGAGATCCCCGAGGCGCTGGTCGAAGCCGCGCGGACCGAGGACATGCCGCTGCTGGAGGTACCGCGGCGGACCCCGTTCCTGGCGATCAGCAAGGCGGTCTCCGCGGCCCTCGCCGCGGACCAGTACCGGGCCGTCACCGCCGGTTTCGAAGCCCAGCGGGAGCTGACGCGCGCCGCGCTCTCCGCCGACGGACCCACCGAGCTGCTGGCGAAGCTGGCCGCGCACGTGCACGGCTGGGCCGCCCTGTACGACACCTCGGGTGCGGTCGTCGCCGCCGCACCCGACTGGGCCGCGCGCCGCGCCGCGCGGCTGACGCCCGACGTGGAACGGCTGCGGGAGCGACCGGCGCCCGCGAGCGCCGTGGTCGGCGGCTCCGAGGACCGGGTGGAACTGCAGTCCCTGGGCACCGGCAGGCGCGCCCGCGGAGCGCTCGCCGTCGGCACGGCGGCCCCGCTGGGCACGGCCGAGCGGTACGCCGTCCACTCGGCGGTCGCGCTGCTCACCCTCACCACCGAGCGCTCGCGCTCGCTGCACGACGCCGAGTCCCGGCTCGGGGCGGCCGTGCTGCGGATGCTGCTCGCGGGCGAGGCGGACCACGCGCGGTCCGTGGCCGGGGACCTCTACGGGGCCCTGCTGGAGGCACCGTTCCGGCTCATCGTGGCCGAGCCGGCCCTGGCGGGGACCGCGCAGCCGGAAGGACTCGCGCTGCTGTCCGACACGGTGGAGTCGGCGGCGGCCCGCACCGGGGAGGCGCTGCTCGTCGTCCCGGAGCCGGGCCGGCTCGTGGTCCTGGCCTCCGACGGGGGCTCGGCCGTGCAGGCGTGCGTGGACCACGCGGACGTACTGGAGGCCAGGCGCGGCCGGGACGCGGCCGGGCCGGAGCCCGACGAGCTGGTGGTCGGCCTGTCCGCGCCGGCCGGACCGGGCACGGTGGCGGCGGCCCTCAAGCAGGCCGACCAGGCCCTGGCGGTGGCCCGGCGGCGCGGCCGGCCGATGGTGGAGCACGAGGACATGGCGGCGGGCTCGGTCCTGCCGCTGCTGGCCGACGACGCCGTACGGGCCTTCGCGGACGGCACCCTGCGCGCGCTGCGGGAGCACGACGCGACCGGGCGCGGCGACCTGGTGGCCTCCCTCCAGGCCTGGCTCTCCCGCCACGGGCAGTGGGACGCCGCCGCGGCCGACCTCGGCGTGCACCGGCACACCCTGCGCTACCGGATGAAGCGGGTCGAGGAGATCCTCGGCCGCTCCCTGGAGGACCCGGACGTCCGCATGGAGCTGTGGCTCGCCCTCAAGGCGACCGCGGCCCCGTCCTGA
- a CDS encoding aldehyde dehydrogenase family protein, whose product MTSTHAFWLAGRQATGEDSFDVHSPWDGRLVGTVSVPTDEQVEEAVAAAYAVTAEFSATPAHVRAAALDHVSKRLAERTEEIAQLISAENGKPVKWARGEVGRAVSVFRFAAEEARRFNGGEAQRLDTDAGGVGRLALTRRFVKGPVLGIAPFNFPLNLCAHKVAPAIAVGAPIILKPAPATPLSGLILGELLAETDLPAGSWSVLPVANEKMPALVKDERLPVISFTGSDTVGYAIQQSVPHKHCTLELGGNAAAVVLDDWSSEADLDWAATRIATFSNYQAGQSCISVQRVIADASVYDRLVEKVVAKVQAQVTGDPNDDATDVGPLVSQAAAERVESWVDEAVSAGAKLLTGGKREGASYEPTVLAHVPDGVKLASEEVFGPVLTLQKVENTDEAFAAVNDSKFGLQTGVFTRNVQTAFRAHRELEVGGVIIGDAPSYRADQMPYGGVKQSGVGREGVRYAMDDYTYERVLVLTGLDI is encoded by the coding sequence ATGACTTCCACCCACGCCTTCTGGCTCGCCGGCCGCCAGGCCACCGGCGAGGACAGCTTCGACGTCCACTCCCCGTGGGACGGCCGCCTGGTAGGCACCGTCAGCGTGCCCACCGACGAGCAGGTCGAAGAGGCCGTGGCCGCGGCGTACGCCGTGACGGCGGAGTTCTCCGCGACCCCCGCCCACGTACGGGCCGCGGCCCTGGACCACGTGTCCAAGCGGCTCGCCGAGCGCACCGAGGAGATCGCCCAGCTGATCTCCGCCGAGAACGGCAAGCCCGTCAAGTGGGCCCGCGGCGAGGTCGGCCGAGCGGTGTCCGTGTTCCGCTTCGCCGCCGAAGAGGCCCGCCGCTTCAACGGCGGAGAGGCCCAGCGCCTGGACACCGACGCCGGCGGCGTCGGCCGTCTCGCCCTGACCCGCCGCTTCGTCAAGGGTCCGGTCCTCGGCATCGCGCCGTTCAACTTCCCGCTGAACCTCTGCGCCCACAAGGTGGCCCCGGCCATCGCCGTCGGTGCGCCGATCATCCTCAAGCCCGCCCCGGCCACCCCGCTCTCCGGGCTGATCCTGGGCGAGCTGCTCGCCGAGACCGACCTCCCGGCCGGCTCCTGGTCGGTCCTTCCGGTCGCCAACGAGAAGATGCCGGCCCTGGTCAAGGACGAGCGCCTGCCCGTCATCTCCTTCACCGGCTCCGACACCGTCGGCTACGCCATCCAGCAGTCGGTGCCCCACAAGCACTGCACCCTGGAGCTCGGCGGCAACGCCGCGGCCGTGGTCCTCGACGACTGGTCCTCCGAGGCCGACCTCGACTGGGCCGCGACCCGTATCGCGACCTTCTCGAACTACCAGGCCGGCCAGTCCTGCATCTCCGTGCAGCGCGTGATCGCCGACGCCTCCGTCTACGACCGCCTCGTCGAGAAGGTCGTCGCGAAGGTCCAGGCGCAGGTCACCGGCGACCCGAACGACGACGCCACCGACGTCGGCCCGCTGGTCTCCCAGGCCGCCGCCGAGCGCGTCGAGTCCTGGGTCGACGAGGCCGTGTCCGCCGGCGCCAAGCTGCTCACCGGCGGCAAGCGCGAGGGAGCCTCGTACGAGCCCACCGTCCTGGCCCACGTGCCGGACGGCGTCAAGCTCGCCTCCGAGGAGGTCTTCGGGCCGGTCCTGACGCTGCAGAAGGTCGAGAACACCGACGAGGCCTTCGCCGCCGTCAACGACTCGAAGTTCGGTCTGCAGACCGGCGTCTTCACCCGCAACGTCCAGACCGCGTTCCGTGCCCACCGCGAGCTGGAGGTCGGCGGTGTGATCATCGGCGACGCGCCGTCCTACCGCGCCGACCAGATGCCGTACGGCGGCGTCAAGCAGTCCGGCGTGGGCCGCGAGGGCGTCCGCTACGCGATGGACGACTACACGTACGAGCGGGTCCTGGTCCTGACCGGCCTCGACATCTGA
- a CDS encoding acyl-CoA dehydrogenase family protein, producing MSATQPVQPAQPSGTQPKVTEREARQVAEAAREQDWRKPSFAKELFLGRFRLDLIHPHPLPADEDVRRGEAFLARLREFCETRIDGALIEREAKIPDETVRGLKELGALGMKIDPKYGGLGLTQVYYNKALALVGSVSPAIGALLSAHQSIGVPQPLKMFGTQEQKDAYLPRCATTAISAFLLTEPDVGSDPARLATTAVPDGDDYVLDGVKLWTTNGVVADLLVVMARVPKSEDHRGGITAFVVEADSPGITVEHRNAFMGLRGLENGVTRFHRVRVPAAQRIGAEGAGLKIALTTLNTGRLSLPAMCVGAGKWCLKIAREWSGVREQWGRPVARHEAVGAKISFIAATTFALEAVVDLASQMADEDRNDIRIEAALAKLYGSEMACLMADELVQIRGGRGFETAESLAARGERAVPAEQMLRDLRINRIFEGSTEIMHLLIAREAVDAHLSVAGDLIDPEKALGDKAKAGARAAGFYARWLPKLATGPGQVPGTYRAFHPGGHPDLSTHLRYVERSARKLARSTFYAMSRWQGRMETKQGFLGRIVDIGAELFAMSAACVRAEHLRATGAHGREAYQLADAFCEQSRLRVEELFGRLWSNTDDLDRKVVAGVLSGTYAWLEEGVLDPSGEGPWIADAAPGPSTQKNVHRPIR from the coding sequence ATGTCCGCAACACAGCCCGTACAGCCCGCACAGCCCAGCGGCACACAGCCCAAGGTGACCGAGCGCGAGGCACGGCAGGTCGCGGAGGCGGCCCGGGAACAGGACTGGCGCAAACCCAGTTTCGCCAAGGAACTGTTCCTCGGACGCTTCCGGCTCGACCTGATCCACCCCCATCCGCTCCCCGCCGACGAGGACGTCCGGCGGGGCGAGGCCTTCCTGGCCCGGCTGCGGGAGTTCTGCGAGACCCGCATCGACGGGGCCCTCATCGAGCGCGAGGCGAAGATCCCCGACGAGACCGTGCGCGGTCTCAAGGAACTCGGCGCCCTCGGCATGAAGATCGACCCCAAGTACGGCGGCCTCGGTCTCACCCAGGTCTACTACAACAAGGCGCTGGCCCTCGTCGGCTCGGTGAGCCCGGCCATCGGAGCCCTGCTCTCCGCCCACCAGTCGATCGGCGTGCCCCAGCCGCTGAAGATGTTCGGCACGCAGGAGCAGAAGGACGCCTACCTGCCCCGCTGCGCCACCACCGCCATCAGCGCCTTCCTGCTCACCGAGCCCGACGTGGGCTCCGACCCGGCGCGCCTGGCCACCACCGCCGTCCCGGACGGGGACGACTACGTGCTCGACGGCGTGAAGCTCTGGACGACCAACGGGGTCGTCGCGGACCTGCTCGTCGTGATGGCCCGCGTCCCGAAGTCGGAGGACCACCGCGGCGGGATCACCGCCTTCGTCGTCGAAGCGGACTCGCCGGGCATCACCGTTGAGCACCGCAACGCCTTCATGGGCCTGCGCGGCCTGGAGAACGGCGTCACCCGCTTCCACCGGGTACGCGTCCCCGCGGCCCAGCGCATCGGCGCCGAGGGCGCGGGCCTGAAGATCGCCCTGACCACGCTCAACACCGGCCGGCTGTCCCTGCCCGCCATGTGCGTCGGCGCCGGGAAGTGGTGCCTGAAGATCGCCCGCGAGTGGTCCGGCGTACGCGAGCAGTGGGGCCGCCCGGTCGCCAGGCACGAGGCGGTCGGGGCGAAGATCTCCTTCATCGCCGCCACCACCTTCGCCCTCGAAGCCGTGGTCGACCTCGCCTCCCAGATGGCCGACGAGGACCGCAACGACATCCGCATCGAGGCCGCCCTCGCCAAGCTCTACGGCTCCGAGATGGCCTGCCTGATGGCCGACGAGCTGGTCCAGATCCGCGGCGGCCGCGGCTTCGAGACCGCCGAGTCCCTGGCCGCCCGCGGCGAACGCGCGGTCCCCGCCGAGCAGATGCTCCGCGACCTGCGCATCAACCGGATCTTCGAGGGCTCCACCGAGATCATGCACCTGCTGATCGCCCGCGAGGCCGTCGACGCCCACCTCTCTGTGGCGGGCGACCTCATCGACCCCGAGAAGGCGCTCGGCGACAAGGCGAAGGCCGGAGCCCGCGCCGCCGGGTTCTACGCCCGCTGGCTGCCCAAGCTCGCCACCGGCCCGGGCCAGGTCCCCGGCACCTACCGCGCCTTCCACCCCGGCGGCCACCCCGACCTCTCCACCCACCTGCGCTACGTGGAGCGAAGCGCCCGCAAACTCGCCCGCTCGACCTTCTACGCCATGTCCCGCTGGCAGGGCCGGATGGAGACCAAACAGGGATTCCTCGGCCGGATCGTCGACATCGGCGCCGAGCTCTTCGCCATGAGCGCGGCCTGCGTCCGTGCCGAGCATCTGCGTGCCACCGGCGCCCACGGCCGCGAGGCCTACCAGCTGGCCGACGCCTTCTGCGAGCAGTCCCGGCTGCGCGTGGAGGAGCTCTTCGGCCGGCTCTGGTCCAACACCGACGACCTCGACCGCAAGGTGGTCGCGGGGGTCCTGTCCGGTACCTACGCCTGGCTGGAGGAGGGCGTCCTCGACCCCTCCGGCGAGGGCCCCTGGATCGCGGACGCGGCGCCGGGACCCTCGACTCAGAAAAACGTGCACCGCCCCATCCGCTGA